The sequence AACTATTAGGCTAAGTGGAAGTAGAGAACCGAGACTGCTGTTCATACCAACGGCCACAGATGATTCAGAGTCATATGTTGAGACTGTCCATAGACACTTCGGTCAAACCCTCGGTTGTACTGTCGATACACTACATCTGATTAAGGAAAGGCCTAGTGTAACAGAAATACAAGGTAAGGTTTTCAGCGCGAACATTATCTATGTTGGTGGTGGCAATACTCTAAAGATGTTAAGGATATGGAGAAGGCTCGGTGTAACTGAAGTACTTCTTGAGGCATATCAGAGAAATATAGTCTTGTCTGGCGTTAGTGCCGGCGCAATATGTTGGTTCAAATATGGTAGTTCCGATTCAAGGAGGTTTGCAACTCCGCATGCTGGATTGATCAAGATCAGAGGTCTAGACCTTGTCAACGCGCTATATTGTCCTCACTACGACACCGAGGAAGATAGAAGACCGCACCTCAGAGAGTTGATGGAAAAAACCTCGGGAGTTGCGTTGGCTGTTGATAGCTGTTGTGCAATTGAGATTCTAAACGATAAGTACAGAGTCATTGCATCGAAAAGTAGAGCTAATGCTTACAAAGTATATTGGAGCAAAGGAGAATTCTACGAAGAAATCATCGAGAAAGCGGATGAGTTTAGGTCGATCGAGAATTTGTTGAAGAAATGATAGACGTCCGACTACGTTTTAGGGGATAGGTGTTGTGTGAGCATAGATGATGATATCGTAGAACACTATAAATCAGGGATAGAATCAAACCGTCTCTTTACCGGTGTGTCCCAATTTGAAAGGGTGAGAACCCAAGAGATAATCTTGCGCTACTTAACTA is a genomic window of Dehalococcoidales bacterium containing:
- a CDS encoding peptidase E; translated protein: MGKIVAIGGGHIGSPGQPVETTEIDKETIRLSGSREPRLLFIPTATDDSESYVETVHRHFGQTLGCTVDTLHLIKERPSVTEIQGKVFSANIIYVGGGNTLKMLRIWRRLGVTEVLLEAYQRNIVLSGVSAGAICWFKYGSSDSRRFATPHAGLIKIRGLDLVNALYCPHYDTEEDRRPHLRELMEKTSGVALAVDSCCAIEILNDKYRVIASKSRANAYKVYWSKGEFYEEIIEKADEFRSIENLLKK